A stretch of DNA from Xyrauchen texanus isolate HMW12.3.18 chromosome 31, RBS_HiC_50CHRs, whole genome shotgun sequence:
ATATGAGAGAACAGTGAAGATCACACACTGTACCTGCATACTGCTGCATCCTCCTCAATACTGTCAACACAAATCACAAGAAAAcatcagcaattgtttacaggaaTATTACAGGAGAAATGCTTCTGAAACTCTATGAACATGCTGTTGATGAACACAGAAAGTCATTTGAACTGGTCTCAAGACAGTTACTGACACAAGTAAATCTGGACATTATGTTTGTTATACACTAGAGCTGTCACCATTATGACATTCAGCTGATGATTGTCAAACAAACTATTTTAATTCATTCATCTATTATGATGATTCATTCTCATATTTTAAGGTGTTTGTTCTGCATGTGTGATTCATACATTATAAGAAGTATTTTTTCCATataaaacttcaaatatataaatataaaatacaaccaTTATACAACctcactgcatatatatatattattgtcattgtatattattatttgtatattgtgtaattatgtgtatattaattgtgtttatggttgagtgacaataaagtgatttgattgatttaaatcaaataatataatatgaataaaCTTTGATTTCCTTTTAAGTCTTTAAAAACTTCTGAATGACCTGATAAATAATGTGTCGTTTTGgacaactttagttttggtcaattttatatttacatttgttttttgaagaaacatattttaTGAGTTTCATTTGATCTCTCCACAGAAATCGAGTAAGTGTGCGTCTCCTCCTCTGTGcctctgtgtgtcattaacacagtgtgtgtgaaccaggaacatttgccattacaccaCCATTTAAAGTCAAAGTGCTTTGTGTTCactatcacactttatatttgtttgtttatacactTACCAGTTTGACCGAGTTTTTGATCTACAGTGTCATGTAGAGTGTCTTTGAGTCGAGTCAGAGCTGTATTCAGAGTGTCCACACTCACATGAGTGTCAATACTGATCTCAGTCCAGTTCTTACTGTTTTTAGGGCTGTACAGGGACGGGTCAATCTACAGCAGGACAGAGGAGAAATCCATCAGCATGAGGAGTGTTTTCTAATCATTCTCATTGATGAGAGAGATGGACACTGACCTGTAGGAGATGAAGATGATCTTCAGTGTGTGAGATCTGCTCCAGCTCAGAGTTTCTCCTCTTTAGCTCAGTGATCTCCTGCTCCAGCTCTTTAATGAGATCTTCAGCCTGTTTCTCTGCTGCTTTCTGCTTCTCCTCCAACATCTCAACAACTTCAGTCTGACATCTCTCAATGGAGCGGATCAGAGTCGTGAACACCTCAACACTGTGTGATTTCTCTTCTTCTGTGTTTCTCTGATGAGATCAAGtcacagtttaaatgtatttaattcagcAGCTTTATTTATAAAGAAGATTGAACCTAAATTTGACTGACCTTTCTCATCTCTACAGAGTGTTGGATGTCTTGAATCTTCTTCATTCTGTTCTGGATCATCTGCTGCACGTCTGTCTGTGTCTTTACCAGCTGATTctacagacagagaacaacacagacacatttcATCACTCAACACAGCTTTTCCATCTTCAAAATATGTATTGATTTTTgttattaacactttttattgattccatgcagcaaatcacaaagacataacagaaaatgcaacatcaaaccacatgaaatcataACTTTTATCCCCACGAACATTAACCCCCCAACTGACACAAACAAGCTCTCCTGTGGTCAAAAGTcaactgacaaagacacacaaatagacaataaaacagaaaatattttgagACACCAGTCCCTGTCCGCTGCCCCTCTCTGAGAGCCCTCCTAAAATACCatatagctgccccatttcctgATGATGCCCAGCCTTCTATACACTATCTCTTCAAACACCACCACCCTGCCCAACTCGACACACCACTCACGAAACGAGGGTGCACCAGATGATCTCCAACCCCTGAGGATTACCCACCTGCCAATCATCACGCAGTCTGGGGCAAAACAAAAACTGAGTGTCAACCACTTCACACACGAAGCtttgaaccctcaaccaaaactcttggatcttaacacatggGTTGTTTCCCCGTCtgctgattggcatcgccagcatgtgggtgtgtctttaagaccaagcctatacaatctaaagGGGTCCAGTAGAATCGATTAAATTACAAAATCTTAAAGTACATAAGGCGCACACGTGCATCTCTAGATGCgaacttgatgttttttataATCCTAACCCACACTAAATATTTCTCCGATAATCTCccaagagaagttgaagctccgtccccagactctgagttagcagggagtaatacactgatgcctcatgaccttttccaaaagggGGTgtatgatactcccaaaaatagtagagcaggtggcgcagctgtaaatttCTAAAGacctgagatctgggaatcctaaaatgttgaaccatgatttcaaaagatctcaacaccccactctcatataggtcaccgagtgtagtaacctccCACACAATCCATCCAGCATAAAGGACACATTTGTCAACACcgtgtgcaaatgcgagataaccgggtgtaacttaacttctccgtttagtttaatagaaaggtttgcaatggcaaaataggcgCAAGAACTTTCTGTTCGATactaaaccagggaggggctctctcaggtggaagcgacaaatgagccaaatatctgagaccgaatgcataataataaatcaaaatcttgggtaggcctagcccacctttgtcaattagTCTACgtaactgtggagcggaggggacagggccgggctggaatgttatatgcccggtccccaattgtcCTGATCAGGTCGCTGAgggacgacggttcgagagaattatgggcatgtccgtcatgtgtgcgtttatgtttgtgcttttgttttgagtttaattaaattattatttatattgacaaaccggttctcgccgcctccttgcccatcttaacccccttacattggtgctgaaacccgggaaggaggagggatacccgtcacagagtcctcgacactgccgtccacccaggggagcgccgctgccatctgccgggtaacggagtagcccgaccgctcGGACACGGGGAGCGATAgggaataaaccccacctgatctatatttaTAAAAGATGTCATCAAAATAAGTATTGATTGAATATTAGTAACTCTTGCCTTCTTCTCTGCACTCTCGTCCTCTATAGGAACAGTGTTGTGAGTCTTGTGGTCTCCTTCAgtgcagaacaaacacacacacgtctgaTCATCTCTGCAGAACAGCTCCAGAGGTCTCTCGTGTTTCTGGCATATATAATCCTCCAGATTCTCCACAGCGTCCatcagtttgtgtttctttagaCCCAGAACTCTCCGATGAGGCTCCAGGTGAGTTTCACAGTAAGAGCTTTGACACGTCAGACAAGACTTCACGGCTTTCtgctttctttcatcacagaagtCACAGAGAACTTCAGATTTACCCAGATTAAACTTCTTCTCAAAGTGTTGCACGACCTCTCTGAGTGTTGTATTAATCTTCAGATCAGGTCTTTTGCTGAATGTTTCTTTACAGAATGGACAGCTGCAGTTCTGTGTGTTTTTCCAGCATTCATTCAGGCAGGTCTTGCAGAAGTTGTGTCCACATGGAGTTGTGACTGGATCAGTGAACACATCCAGACAGATTGAACACTGAAGCTCCTCATTTAGTGCACTACTGGAGGACAACATGTctgaaaatacaaattattgaagTATTATTGTATATAGATTTAATCTATGTGATGTTTAGGGTTTTCACAtgacattattattgttgttgttgttatttgcttcattaattcactcatttattattttctctctcaCTGACTTACATGGACGTGAATCTTCTGAACTGTTTCTCCTGGTTGGTTTTTGTTTTGGTGATGTTGATGAAGATTCTGCCATTGCTCTTCCTCTCTTTAATCCTGTTTAGGACACAACACTCCAACATCTCATTTCACAGCATGAAACATGATCAAAGTGTGTGAAATATTAAAGATGAACTTCTCAAGAGGACATTCAGTTCACTTCTGAGTAAGTTCTCATATATTCTAGATCTCCAGTTTTATTAAATGACTCGATGTAAGATGAAAGTCAAAAGTTCAAGTGTTAAAAGTGTCTGTGATCAAAAGTAATAAATGTTGCAGTTTAAAGCTGATTTCAGTATttagtgtgcagtatgcagttagcagtatgcagttagcagtatgcagttagcagtatgcagtatgtagtgtgcagtatgcagtatgcagttagcagtatgcagttagcagtatgcagtatgcagttagcagtgtgcagttagcagtatgcagttagcagtatgcagtatgcagttagcagtatgcagttagcagtatgcagttagcagtatgcagtatgcagttagcagtatgctagTCATGTACAGAAGCTCTAGTCTACAGCACCTCTTACAGTACAGACAATGCAGCACTTCacaaacacaattattattattgacagaacAAATATTATTCAATTCAACCACTGACATTCATGTTCAGATCATGAACATTCATATTAAAGTGAGTATATTTATTGTTCAAGCACTGATAGTgagaataaaacataataattgaatatttgtgtgaaatattccAGTGAGTCTCTTCATAAAAGTCATTGACAGTATTTGAACTATTGCACTGCTGTTTATTGTCATCATCTCTCTCCTGTGTGCTCGaagaactgaaataaaaaatctcCAGGAGTCACAGAACATAGAAACAGATCTTTACAACAACACTTTAACATCATCATGAAAGACTCTTTCTATATATGAAAGACTAAATGGAGTAAAAAAGATGACACATTTTCACTGGACTTTGTTCATTCTGTCTGCAGTtcaaacacttcctgtttctgacgTCTTCAAGTTATTTGACAACATGACAGCACACATCAAACTCTGATTTATAACCGATTCAATGATATTCTGATACTAATTCAGTAAACTAGTTGGAGTATTTAACTGGTGTTTAAATCTGGTTTTGTGCAGCTTTGTAACAGGTATAATctcattcctttatttatttattggttccATCATCAATTATTTTAGTTCTTTTAGGTCAGAaatatttagaaacaataaatgTCTGTTaaaaatgatgagatcatttcagattacATCAGAGCAGATATTACAAATcagaaataatattaatacagtTCTTGTAGAAGCATGTTTACACTTTTAGAGGCATAAATAACATTGAAGTCAACATTCGAGTGTGTTACTGGCTTAATAGAAAATCATCTTATTTCATGATTTAACTTTAGACATTCAGTGACTTtatgattttatatctgaaacCTGCCTGTaaagaaatacaatttaaacttcctttgaatgttattttttgttcatttaattttatttatttatctgaaaTTGTTTAGATGTTTTCAAGCGTCTTGAAAACCCAAGCGAGTACTTTTCATCGCAATCACAGTAACTGTAGTGTACCTGTTATGAGTGAGGCTGGAGTGAAGACAGACGAGGAGTtatggatccaaatgcagttttaactttattgaaataactggacaaacacaaaggaaaacccacgatggggaaataaacataaacaaagaactcgggcagggaacacagaccaggaatagcacggagacaggcatccacaaacataaaacatcaacgatcgacaggggaatggagaacaaacagggttaatatacactggagacataatgatgacaaactacaatcaggtgagcacaatgacacagggctggcagtgattagggccggggatcctgggtagtgtagtttttagacaattGACTagtgacacagaacacagggcagacaacaggagaacgtgacatagccccccctcaaaggagcggcttccagacgctcctaagaaaaaagaagaaagggaatacaccaaaaaacaaaaaataatccaaggggggcaaacagacagacccagggagcacaaggggcaaaccgatagatcaaggaggcacagggggcaggcaggcagtccaaggaggcacagagggcaggcaggcagtccaaggggcaggggcaggttcaggaggcctgggagctggccacagatcaaggacaggtccaggaggcctgggagctggccacagggtaaggacaggttcaggaggcctgggaggctccggaggcggagccgagggaggaggcgccgtaggaggctctagaggcggagccctggaaggctcaggaggtggagccgatggaggtggcaccgtaggaggctctagaggcggaggcctggaaggctctggaagcggagccgatggaggtggcaccgtaggaggctctaaagGTGGacccgagggagatggcgccgtaggaggctctggaggtggagccgagggaggtggcgccgtaggaggctctagaggcagagccctggaaggctcaggaggtggagccgagggaggctctggaagctcaggaggcggagccgagggaggctctggaagctcaggaggcggagctgagggaggctctggaagctcaggaggcggagctgagggaggctctggaagctcaggaggcggagctgagggaggctctggaagctctggaggcagagctgtaggaggctcgggaagctctggaggcagagctgtaggaggctctggaggcggagccctggaaggctcgagaggcttgagaggcggagccctggaaggctcgagaggcttgagaggcggagccccgggaggctcgagaggcttgagaggcggagctctgggaagctcggagggcggagctctggaaagctcgggaggcttgagagacggagccctggaaggctcgagaggcttgggaggtggagccctggcatgctcgagagacttgagaggcagagccctggaaggctcgaggggcggagccctgggaagctcgggaggagctctgggaggctcggaaggcggagctctggaaagctcgggaggcggagccctaggaggctcgagagattgagaggcggagccctggaaggctcgaggggcggagccctgggaagctcgggaggagctctggaaagctcggaaggcggagccctaggaggctcgagagacttgagaggcggagccctggaaggctcgaggggcggagccctgggaagctcggaaggcggagccctaggaggctctagaggcggagccctggaaagctcggggggtgctggctcttggacggtcatggctactggcgctggctcttggacggtcatggctactggcgctggctcttggacggttgaggcttcaggcgctggctcagggacggtcgaggctacaggcgctggctcagggacggtcgaggctacaggcgctggctcagggacggtcgaggctacaggcgctggctcagggacggtcgaggctacaggcgctggctcagggacggtcgaggctacaggcgctggctcagggacggtcgaggctacaggcgctggctcagggacggtcgaggctacaggcgctggctcagggacggtcatggcttcaggctcgctcaccgtgctgtgcgtgggctctggctcgctcacggtgatgtgcgtgggctctggctcgctcacggtgatgtgcgtgggctctggctcgctcacggtgatgtgcgtgggctctggctcgc
This window harbors:
- the LOC127625114 gene encoding E3 ubiquitin/ISG15 ligase TRIM25-like; the encoded protein is MVMKYTAEIARVQENVKGLEIQWKGTEDTIKKIGDHMTILREKQEESERYSRRWNLRLLNLSESSNEDVRKEVLEIIAEIIPEEKSKLGFMVDTVHRIGHPREDKSTRPVIIQLTMRSFRFKLWRASLNADVMKRKNLRMTEDLTQLERQCRNKLWPLVMTERRQNGRVLLSSLTVIKERKSNGRIFINITKTKTNQEKQFRRFTSISALNEELQCSICLDVFTDPVTTPCGHNFCKTCLNECWKNTQNCSCPFCKETFSKRPDLKINTTLREVVQHFEKKFNLGKSEVLCDFCDERKQKAVKSCLTCQSSYCETHLEPHRRVLGLKKHKLMDAVENLEDYICQKHERPLELFCRDDQTCVCLFCTEGDHKTHNTVPIEDESAEKKNQLVKTQTDVQQMIQNRMKKIQDIQHSVEMRKRNTEEEKSHSVEVFTTLIRSIERCQTEVVEMLEEKQKAAEKQAEDLIKELEQEITELKRRNSELEQISHTEDHLHLLQIDPSLYSPKNSKNWTEISIDTHVSVDTLNTALTRLKDTLHDTVDQKLGQTVLRRMQQYA